The Toxotes jaculatrix isolate fToxJac2 chromosome 21, fToxJac2.pri, whole genome shotgun sequence genome includes a region encoding these proteins:
- the LOC121200978 gene encoding zinc finger protein 2 homolog: protein MSKAHGIRALVAERLTAAAEEIVNVVERKTPHTAEMSPEQQRDVVHKRLSVVADEIFKILEIMMGEYEAEVSGYREDTDRQLLDITLKTETNVQRTDRLQLSGSDISCEQQKREQSRSPSQVQKAPGPPRFKDASTETDSEFIHDKPSHLHQTQRAEKGTLTMMETETRGEHCGLLPNDHEVLASKNSESGSEDNDSEKDVNEKLFQRRRQSRGAGCCKMCGKSLHKGSGGKKMKEHTSKIAATDKRQATGQSCCRVCGKFFRYKRSFLKHVLKHEHSADLCGVCGKHLHSDESLKVHLQTHTEENICRDQTDDRQSEADSDSKVGDSDEDWKESEGTDSDDGDSNKDETKTRPGLRKTKTKTQASNKPKGPKNKECKDLSNLKYCCKVCGRSFCYRASFLKHVQEDERDTDLCGVCGKSFVTEESLRLHLQTYIRTNDCEVCGKHFDGHKQLEMHMRTHTGEKPYICSVCGKAFAQNGNLMGHMRVHTGERPYVCSVCGQSFSFKEYMMAHMRIHTGEKPFLCSVCGKGFRQRGTLKTHMMIHTGESTHRCSICDKKFYKSGALKIHMRSHTGEKPYLCNVCGKSFTASSSLTKHMGVHEGERTHRCRVCGKGFLRKEDLKRHVQTHRDESTQLTSL from the exons ATGTCCAAAGCGCATGGGATCCGGGCGCTCGTCGCCGAGAGACTGACAGCGGCTGCGGAGGAGATAGTTAATGTTGTGGAGAGGAAGACGCCGCACACAGCAG aAATGTCGCCCGAGCAGCAGAGAGATGTTGTACACAAGCGACTGTCGGTTGTTGCCGACGAGATTTTTAAGATCCTGGAGATAATGATGGGTGAATACGAGGCAGAGGTCTCAGGTTACCGTGAGGACACCGACAGGCAACTGCTCGACATCACGTTGAAAACGGAGACGAATGTACAAAGAACAG acagactgcagctctCTGGGTCAGATATTTCCTGTGAGCAGCAGAAACGTGAGCAGAGCAGGAGCCCCAGCCAAGTCCAGAAAGCACCAGGTCCACCACGGTTCAAAGACGCATCTACAGAGACAGACTCTGAGTTTATCCACGATAAGCCCTCACATCTTCACCAAACCCAAAGAGCAGAAAAGGGCACCTTAACCATGATGGAAACAGAGACTCGAGGAGAGCACTGTGGGCTTCTACCTAATGACCACGAGGTTCTGGCATCAAAAAATTCAGAATCTGGGAGTGAAGATAACGATAGTGAAAAAGACGTAAATGAGAAACTGTTTCAGAGACGGAGACAAAGTCGGGGTGCAGGTTGTTGCAAAATGTGTGGAAAGTCTTTGCACAAAGGTTCCGgtgggaagaaaatgaaagagcatACAAGCAAAATTGCTGCAACCGACAAGCGCCAGGCTACAGGTCAGAGCTGTTGCAGAGTGTGTGGGAAGTTTTTCCGGTACAAACGATCTTTTCTGAAACACGTACTCAAGCACGAGCACAGCGCAGATCTGTGTGGGGTCTGTGGAAAACACCTGCACTCTGACGAGAGCTTAAAGGTTCATTTACAAactcacacagaggaaaacatctgCAGGGATCAAACAGATGACAGACAGTCCGAGGCAGACTCTGACAGTAAAGTGGGTGACAGTGACGAGGACTGGAAGGAGAGTGAAGGGACCGACAGTGATGATGGAGACAGCAATAAAGATGAGACCAAAACAAGACCCGGTTTacgaaagacaaaaacaaaaactcaagcATCAAACAAACCTAAGGGACCAAAGAACAAGGAATGTAAGGATTTATCTAATCTGAAATACTGCTGTAAAGTGTGCGGCAGGTCTTTCTGTTACAGAGCCTCCTTTCTGAAGCACGTTCAAGAAGACGAGAGGGATACAGATCTTTGTGGCGTCTGTGGGAAAAGTTTTGTGACGGAGGAGAGCTTGAGGCTTCACCTGCAAACTTACATCAGAACGAACGACTGCGAAGTTTGTGGCAAACACTTTGACGGCCATAAACAACTGGAGATGCACATGAGAACCCACACGGGAGAGAAACCGTACATCTGCAGCGTCTGCGGCAAAGCCTTCGCTCAAAACGGAAATCTGATGGGACACATGAGAGTTCACACGGGGGAGAGGCCGTATGTCTGCAGCGTGTGCGGTCAGAGCTTTAGCTTTAAAGAGTATATGATGGCTCACATGAGAATCCACACCGGAGAGAAACCCTTTCTGTGCAGCGTCTGCGGAAAAGGGTTCAGACAGAGGGGgactctgaaaacacacatgatgATCCACACGGGAGAGTCCACGCACCGATGCAGCATCTGTGACAAAAAGTTCTACAAGAGCGGAGCGCTGAAAATCCACATGAGGTCCCACACGGGCGAGAAGCCGTATCTGTGCAATGTTTGTGGGAAAAGCTTCACCGCGAGCAGCTCACTCACCAAACACATGGGCGTCCACGAAGGGGAGAGGACGCACCGCTGCAGAGTCTGTGGCAAAGGATTCTTAAGAAAAGAGGATCTGAAAAGACACGTTCAGACTCACAGGGACGAGTCCACACAACTGACAAGTCTTTAA